Genomic window (Saccharothrix australiensis):
CGAGTTCTCCCCGTCCGGCGTCACCGTGATGTACGCGAGGCCGGTCGGCCGGTCCGAGGTGCGCACGAACGACGTGCCCACCCCGGACGCGGCCAACGACTCGCGCAACAGCGTCCCGTACTGGTCCGAGCCCACCGCGCCCACCAGCGCGACCTCGCACCCGAGGCGGCCGGCGGCGACGGCGGTGTTCGCGCCCTTGCCGCCGGGCATCACCACCGTGTCACCGCCCAGCACCGTCTCGCCGCCGCCGGGGCGGCGGGGCACCGCCACGACGAGGTCCGCGTTGGCCGAGCCCAGCACCAGTACCGTCACTTCTTGAACTCTGCCAGGTTCTTCTTGGTCACGACCTTGACCTCGACGTCGACGACCTCCTGGACGGACTCGCCGCGCGCGGCCTTCACGGCCTGCTCGACGGCCTTGCGGCCGAGCACGTCGGGCTGCTGCGCGATGGTCGCGGCCATCGTGCCGTCCGCGATGGCCTGGAGGCCGTCCGGCGTGCCGTCGAACCCGACCACCTGGACGTCCTTGCCCGCGCGGTCGCCCAGCGCCTTGATCGCGCCCAGCGCCATCTCGTCGTTGTCGGCGAACACGCCCTTGATGCCGGGGTTGGCCTGGAGCAGGTTGGTCATGACGTCCAGGCCCTTGGCGCGGTTGAAGTCCGCCGGCTGGCTCGCCACGACCTTGATGCCGCCCGAGTTCAGGCCCTCCTCGAAGCCGCGACCGCGGTCGCGCGAGGCGGAGGCGCCGGGGATGCCCTGGAGGTGCACGACCTCGCCGCTGACCGCGCGGCCGAGCTCGATCGCGGCCAGGGTGCCGCCCTGCACGTTGTCCGACGCCACCTCGGAGGCGACCTTGCCCTCGTCCACCGAGCGGTCGACCGCCACCAGCGGGATCGAGGCGTTCTCGGCGGCCTTCGCGGCCGGCGACGCCTGCTTGGAGTCGACGGGGTTGATGACGATCGCCTTGACGCCCTGCGTGGTGAACGTCTGCACCTGGTTGACCTGGTTGGTCGCGTCGTTCTGCGCGTCCACCACGGTGAGCTTCACGCCCAGCTCGGCGGCGGCCTTCTCGGCGCCCTCCTTCAGAGCCACGAAGTACGGGTTGTCCAGGGTCGAGATCGCCAGGCCGATGGTGATGTCGCCACCACCACCGCCGCCTGTCGCCCCCGAACCGCACGCGGTCAGCGCCAGGGTGAGGGCTGACAGCGCGGCGACACCGCGGAACTTCATCAGAGTGCTTCCTTTCATCGGGTACGGCGGCGAAGGGTGTCGAGCAGGACGGCCAGCGCGATCACCGAGCCGATCACGACCTGCTGCCAGAAGGGGGACACCTGCAACTGGTTGAGGCCGTTGCGGAGGACGGCCAGGACGAGCGCGCCGACCAGCGTGCCGGTGGCGCGGCCGACACCGCCCGACAGCGACGCGCCGCCGATGACGACGGCGGCGATCGCGTCGAGCTCGTAGCCGACGGCGGCCTGCGGGCCCGCCGACGACAGGCGGCCCGCGAGCAGCATCCCGGCGACGGCCGCGAACAGGCCCGAGAGCGCGTAGACGACGAGCTTCTGCCTGCGCACGTCGATACCGGACAGCCGCGCGGCCTCCTCGTTGCCGCCGATCGCGTACATCGCCCGCCCGGAGTAGGTGCGGGACAGCACGAACCCGGTGACGCCGAAGAACACCAGCATCACCAGCAGCGGCATCGGCAGGTACGGCGCGAGGTTGGAGCCGAGGAAGCCGACGACGTCCGGCGTGGTGGTCGGGCTGCCCTGCGACACCACGAGGGTCAGGCCGCGGGCGACGCTGAGCATGGCGAGCGTCGCGATGAACGCGGGCAGCCTGCCGTAGGCGACGAGCGCGCCGTTGACCAGGCCCGCGAGGACGCCGGTCAGCAGGCCGAGCAGCAGCGCGACCGGTCCGGGCAGGCCCGCCTCGGCGGACGACCACGCGCCCACCATCGCGGACAGCGCGGCCACGCTGCCCACCGACAGGTCGATGCCGCCGGACACGATGACGAACGTCGACCCGAACGCCAGCACCGCCACGACGGCGGCCTGCACGCCGACGTTGAGCAGGTTCTGGGTGCTCAGGAAGGTCGGCGCGAGCACCGACAGCGCGACCACCAGCACCAGCAGCCCGGCCAGCGCGCCGTTGTCCGCCAAGACCCTGCGCACCGACACCTGCCGACCGCCCGCCGTGGTCGTCGTACCGGGTGAACTCATGCCGGGAACTCCTGAACTGCCAACGCCATCACCTTGTCCTGGGTCGTGCCGGCGGGCAGTTCGCCCGCCACCCGGCCGTGTGCCATCACGACGATCCGGTCGCTCATCCCGATGACCTCGGGCAGGTCGGACGACACCAGCAGCACGGCGCGGCCGGCCGCCGTCATCCGGTTGACCAACTCGTAGATCTCGACCTTCGCGCCGACGTCCACGCCGCGCGTCGGCTCGTCGAGCACCAGCACCTTCGGGTCGGCGAGGAGCCACTTGCCGATGACGACCTTCTGCTGGTTGCCGCCGGACAGCTCGCGGACCTCCTGGCCGAGGCCGGAGGTCTTGACCCGCAGCCGCTCCGCCATGTCCGCGGCGCGCCCGCGCTGGCCCTTCCGGTCGACCAGGCCGGCCCTGGCCGTCGAGCGGAGGGTGACCAGGCCGAGGTTGTCGCCGACGGTCGAGGTCAGCACCAGGCCCTGGCCCTTGCGGTCCTCCGGCACGAGCCCGAGGCCGGCGCGCATCGCCGCCCGCACGTCGTGGCCGGGCAGGGTCCGGCCGCCGACCTCGACCCGGCCCGAGTCGTAGCGGTCCACGCCGAACGCCGCGCGCACGACCTCCGTGCGGCCCGCGCCGACGAGCCCCGCCACGCCGACCACCTCGCCCGCCCGGACGTGGAAGGACACGTCGTGGAACGCGCCGGCGCGGGTCAGGCCCTCGACCCTCAGCAGCACCTCGCCGGGCGCCTGGCGGCGGCGCGGGTACTGCTCGGAGATGGTGCGGCCGACCATCAGCTCGATCATCCGGTCGACGCTCGCGCCCCTCGGCAGCACGCCGACGCTGCGGCCGTCGCGCAGGACCGTGACGCGGTCGGCGATCCGGCGGATCTCGTCCAGGTGGTGGGTGATGAACACCAGGCCGACGCCCTGCTCGCGCAGGTCGGCCATGATCGCCAGCAGCCGGTCGGTCTCGGTGTCGGTGAGCACGGCGGTCGGCTCGTCCAGCACCAGCACCTGCGCGTCGAGGTCCAGGGCGCGGGCGATCTCGACCATCTGCTGCTGCGCGATGCCCAGCTCGGCGACCGGCGTGCCGGGGTCCACCCGGAGGCCGACGCGGTCCAGGAGGCGGGTGGCGTCCTGTCGCATTCTCGCTTTGTCGACAATTCCGAACCGGCGGGGCGGGCGGCCCAGGAACAGGTTCTCGGCGACCGACAGGCCGGGCACCAGCGTCAGCTCCTGGTAGATCACCGCCAGGCGGGCGCCCTCGGCCCGCTCGACCGTGCCCCGGTCCGGCGCGTGCACGCCGGCCAGCACCTTGACCAGGGTCGACTTGCCCGCGCCGTTCTCGCCGAGCAGGACGTGCACCTCACCGGGCCGGACGTCGAAGTCCACGCCGTCCAGGGCCTTGACCCCGGTGAAGCTCTTGGTGATGTTCCGGGCCTCAAGCAGCACCGGTCGCCTCCCCGCAGGAGCCGCGCACCACCAGGCGCGCGGCGAGCTGGACGTCGGCCGGCTGCTCGCCCGCGACCAGCGCGAGCAGGCTGCGCGCGGCCTCCCGGCCCATCTCCACGGTGGGCTGGGCGATCACCGTGATCGGCGGGTCGAGCAGCGGGAACCACGGCTGGTCGTCGTAGACCGCGAGGCCCACGTCGGCGGGCACCCGGAGCCCGCGCCGGCGGAGCTCCTCCAGCGCGCCGAGGCCCATCAGGTTGTCCATCGCGACCAGGGCGGTGGGCCGGTCGGCGCGGGTCAGCAGGTCGGCGGCGGCGCGGGCGCCGCTCTCCCGGCGGAAGTCGCCGTGGACCACCACCAGCTCCAGGCCGCCGCGGGCGAACTGCTCCAGGCGCTCCCGGCCGGTGCTGGTGTGGGCGGGGCCCGCGATCACGCCCACCCGGCGGTGGCCGGCGGAGCGGAGCGCGTCCGCGAGGTCGGCCAGGGCCTGCGCGCCGTCCGCGCGGACCACCGGGCAGGTCGCCTGCGGGACGGTGCGGTCGAGCAGGACCAGCGGGACGTCCCGCGCCTCCACCTCGGCGATCCACGCCGGGTCGTCGGTGGCGGGGCAGACCAGGAGGCCGTCGACGCGGCGGTCCAGCAGGGTGCGCACGTAGGTGGCCTGTTGGTCGGCGCTCTCGTCGGCGTTGGCGACGATCACGCAGTAGCCGTGGTCGCGCGCCTCCTCCTCCACCGCGCGGGCGATCTCCGCGAAGAACGGGTTCACCAGGTCGCTGATCACCAGGCCGAGGGTCTGGGTGGAGGTGGTGCGCAGGGAGCGGGCCAGGGCGTTGGGGCGGTAGCCCAGCTCGTCGACCGCGGCGAGGACGCGCGTGCGGGTCTCCGGGGTGGGCGCGGCGTGGCCGTTGAGGACGCGGGAGACGGTCGCGGTCGAGACCCCGGCGTGCTGCGCGACGTCCTTGATCGTGGTCACGCTGCGCACCCCCTCGGTCACGTGGTATCGATTACAGGCGCAAGTTAATCGGTTACACGGGGGTTCCTGTCAAGTTGCTCGATTCAGGACCCGTGACCAGTTCGGTACGCGGCTTTGAGTAGAGGTACGGATTCGCGCACGCGGGCGGGGCGCGACGCTCCTGGCATGACTGGACAGGACCCCCTGGTACGGCTGGCGGACGAACTCGGTTTGCTGGGTCGCCGCCTGGAGGCGGTCGGGCTGGAGCTGCGGAACGTCGGCGGGGCCGGCGGCGGGGCGAGCGGCGGGGCCACTGAGGGCGCGGACGCCCCGGCCACGCCGTCCGCCGCGCCCGACCCGGCCACCGGGCGACCCGTCGCCGCGACCACGGGGTCCGGCTCTCCCGACGTGCCCGAGCCACGTGCGGCACAGCCGGTCCCGACGCCACCGCGCACGCCGCCGGGGCCCACCGAACCGCCGCACGCGCAGCCCGATCCCGTCGCCCCGCCGCAGGTGCCACCCGGTGCGACCACCCCGCCGCACGCCCAGCCCCATCCCGCCGCCCCGCCGCGGGTCCTACCCGGTCCGACCACCCCGCCGCACGCCCGGCAGGCCGCGTTCGCCCAGCCGCTCCCCGCGTGGCAGGGCTGGAGCGCGTACCCGCCGCCGGGCGCACCCGCTCCCCACCTCCCGCCGGTCCCACCACCGCCGCCGCCCGGCCCCTCGCTGTTCGACCGCCTCAGCCGGCCCGGCGCGGGCAGCAGGCTGTTGGCCTGGGTCGGCGGCGCGGTCACGCTGCTCGGCGTCGTCCTGCTGCTAATCCTCGCCGTGCAGCGCGGCTACCTCGGCCCGCTGCCCCGCGTGGTCGGCGGCGCGGTGCTCGGCGCGGCGCTGATCGCCGTCGCGCTGCGCCTGCACCGCGCCGAAGCGGGCCGCACGGGCGCGTTCGCCGTGGCCGCCACCGGGTTCGCCGTGCTCTACCTGGACGTCGTCGCCGCGACCTCGATCTACGCCTACCTGCCCGAGGGCGGCGGGTTGGCGGCCGGGCTCGCGGTCGCCTCCGGCGGCCTGCTCCTCGCCCTGCGCTGGGACTCGGCCGCGTTCGCGGTCGGCGTCGTGGGCGCGTGCGCGGTGTGCGCGCCGGTCCTGACCGACGGCTTCACGCCGCTGCTGGTGGCGTTCCTGCTGGTGCTCAAGATCGCCGCGAGCCCCGTCCACCTCCGGCGGGACTGGCCGTCGCTCGCCGTGACGGCAGGCGTGCCGCCGCTGATCGCCACGATCGCCACCCTCGACCGGACCGACGACCCGCGCGCGCTGGCCGGCATCGCGCTCCTCGCCGCGGTGGTCGGCGTGGCGGCGGCCGTGCTGACCGCGCGCGTCCGGCCCGGCGACCTCACCGCACCGGGCCTCGCGATCGGCTCGCCGATGCCCGCCCTGCTGGCCACCGCCGTGCTCGACCGGCACTGGGCCGCCGGCCTCGCCGGGGTGATCGCGGCCCTGATGCTCGTCCTGTGGGCCGTCGGCCGGCGCGGCCTGCCGAGGCCGTTCACCGCGGGCGTCGGCGGCGTCGGCGTGTTCGCGCTGTTCCTGGCCACGGCGATCGCCCTGGACGGCACCACGCGGGCCGCGGTCGTGCTGGCGGAGGCGCTCGTGCTGACCGTCCTGGCCCGGCGGTCCCGCTCCAGAGGACCGCTCCTCGGCGCGGCGGTGTTCGGGGTGATCGGGCTGGGCATGGCGCTCGCCGACGCCGTGCCGCCCCGCCTGCTGCTGGACGGGCCGTGGCGGCCGGTCACCGACGGCGCGCTGGTGGCCGGCCTGCTCACCGCGCAGGTCCTCGTGCTGCTGGGCATCGCGCTCCCGTGGGCGGCGGTGCGGCTCGGCGTCCTCCGGCGGCACCCGCTGCCGTGGGTCGTGGTCGGCCTGGTCGTGCTCTACGCCGAGGCGGGCGTGGTGCTGTGCGGGGCGCTGCTCGTGTCACCGGGCGTGAGCGGTTTCGTGTTCGGTCACTCGGTCGTGACCGTGTCGTGGGCGGTCGCCGCCCTGGTGCTGCTGGTGCGGGGCATCGACGTCCGCTCGCTGCGGGTGGCGGGGTTGGTGCTGGTCGCGGCGGCGGTGGCCAAGCTGCTGCTGTTCGACCTGGCCGCGCTGGACGGCATCGCGCGGGTCCTCGCGTTCATCGGCGCGGGCCTGGTGCTGCTGACCGCGGGCACGCGTTACGCCAAGCTGGTGGCAACACGTCGAATTTCGGCCAATTAGTCGCTCTCGGGAGCCAAACCGGTCCGGCTTGCGTCAATCTGGTGGTAGTTCTCCGTCGTCGGGGCGAAGACCACCGGTGCAGCGCACCGGCAGGGGTCCGGCGTCGGTCGTTTCGCCCCCCGAGCGACCGGCGCCGGGCAGACCAGGCGCGTCTGCCGCCCGTCCCACCGTCGCGGGCGGCAGTCCACCGCGGGCGGTGTTCCGCGCTCGACGCCCGCCACCCCGAGCCCGCGCTCACCCGGTCCGGCGAAGAACGCACCCCGACCGTGGTAACGGGGTGGAACGCCCCACCGGGAAGTGCTCCGATGCGCCCATGTCCCCTCGACGAGCGGCCCTCGGCACCGCGGCCCTGCTCGTCTGCGCGCTGGTCGCCACGCTGGCGCCGGCGCCGGTCGTCGTCACCGCGGCGAGCACCACCGCGCCCCGCGCCTACGTGATCGCGCGCAGCGGCCGGGTGCAGGTGCTCGACACCTCCGACGGCACGGTCCTCGCGCAGGACGACACCAGGGCGTTCGCCACCGGCGCGGCCGTCGCGCCGGACGGCAGGCGGGTCTACGTGGTCAACGGCTGGTCGGGCACGATCACCGCCGTCGACCCCGGCGCGGGCGTGGTGGACCGCATCCAGACCCGGGCGCGGCTCGCGCAGGCCGTGCTGCGGCCGGACGGCAAGCGCCTGTACGTGACGGGCGGCAACGCGGTCGCGGTCATCGACCCGGTGCGGTTCCGGATGGTCGCCACGGTCGAGGTGGGCAGCCAGCCGCAGGGCATCGCGGTCACCCCGGACGGCCGGGAGCTGTACGTCGCGAACACCCAGGACGGCACGGTCAGCGTCGTGGACACCAAGTCCGCCACCGCGATCACGACGATCCGGGTCGGCGGCCTGCCGCAGCAGGTCGCGGTGAGCCGGGACGGCAGGCACGCCTACGTCAGCTCCCTGGAGCTGCCCGACAAGCAGGGCACGCTGTCCGCGATCGACACCGCGACGCGGCAG
Coding sequences:
- a CDS encoding substrate-binding domain-containing protein, with amino-acid sequence MKFRGVAALSALTLALTACGSGATGGGGGGDITIGLAISTLDNPYFVALKEGAEKAAAELGVKLTVVDAQNDATNQVNQVQTFTTQGVKAIVINPVDSKQASPAAKAAENASIPLVAVDRSVDEGKVASEVASDNVQGGTLAAIELGRAVSGEVVHLQGIPGASASRDRGRGFEEGLNSGGIKVVASQPADFNRAKGLDVMTNLLQANPGIKGVFADNDEMALGAIKALGDRAGKDVQVVGFDGTPDGLQAIADGTMAATIAQQPDVLGRKAVEQAVKAARGESVQEVVDVEVKVVTKKNLAEFKK
- a CDS encoding ABC transporter permease, encoding MSSPGTTTTAGGRQVSVRRVLADNGALAGLLVLVVALSVLAPTFLSTQNLLNVGVQAAVVAVLAFGSTFVIVSGGIDLSVGSVAALSAMVGAWSSAEAGLPGPVALLLGLLTGVLAGLVNGALVAYGRLPAFIATLAMLSVARGLTLVVSQGSPTTTPDVVGFLGSNLAPYLPMPLLVMLVFFGVTGFVLSRTYSGRAMYAIGGNEEAARLSGIDVRRQKLVVYALSGLFAAVAGMLLAGRLSSAGPQAAVGYELDAIAAVVIGGASLSGGVGRATGTLVGALVLAVLRNGLNQLQVSPFWQQVVIGSVIALAVLLDTLRRRTR
- a CDS encoding sugar ABC transporter ATP-binding protein, coding for MLLEARNITKSFTGVKALDGVDFDVRPGEVHVLLGENGAGKSTLVKVLAGVHAPDRGTVERAEGARLAVIYQELTLVPGLSVAENLFLGRPPRRFGIVDKARMRQDATRLLDRVGLRVDPGTPVAELGIAQQQMVEIARALDLDAQVLVLDEPTAVLTDTETDRLLAIMADLREQGVGLVFITHHLDEIRRIADRVTVLRDGRSVGVLPRGASVDRMIELMVGRTISEQYPRRRQAPGEVLLRVEGLTRAGAFHDVSFHVRAGEVVGVAGLVGAGRTEVVRAAFGVDRYDSGRVEVGGRTLPGHDVRAAMRAGLGLVPEDRKGQGLVLTSTVGDNLGLVTLRSTARAGLVDRKGQRGRAADMAERLRVKTSGLGQEVRELSGGNQQKVVIGKWLLADPKVLVLDEPTRGVDVGAKVEIYELVNRMTAAGRAVLLVSSDLPEVIGMSDRIVVMAHGRVAGELPAGTTQDKVMALAVQEFPA
- a CDS encoding LacI family DNA-binding transcriptional regulator; this translates as MTTIKDVAQHAGVSTATVSRVLNGHAAPTPETRTRVLAAVDELGYRPNALARSLRTTSTQTLGLVISDLVNPFFAEIARAVEEEARDHGYCVIVANADESADQQATYVRTLLDRRVDGLLVCPATDDPAWIAEVEARDVPLVLLDRTVPQATCPVVRADGAQALADLADALRSAGHRRVGVIAGPAHTSTGRERLEQFARGGLELVVVHGDFRRESGARAAADLLTRADRPTALVAMDNLMGLGALEELRRRGLRVPADVGLAVYDDQPWFPLLDPPITVIAQPTVEMGREAARSLLALVAGEQPADVQLAARLVVRGSCGEATGAA
- a CDS encoding DUF2339 domain-containing protein, which translates into the protein MTGQDPLVRLADELGLLGRRLEAVGLELRNVGGAGGGASGGATEGADAPATPSAAPDPATGRPVAATTGSGSPDVPEPRAAQPVPTPPRTPPGPTEPPHAQPDPVAPPQVPPGATTPPHAQPHPAAPPRVLPGPTTPPHARQAAFAQPLPAWQGWSAYPPPGAPAPHLPPVPPPPPPGPSLFDRLSRPGAGSRLLAWVGGAVTLLGVVLLLILAVQRGYLGPLPRVVGGAVLGAALIAVALRLHRAEAGRTGAFAVAATGFAVLYLDVVAATSIYAYLPEGGGLAAGLAVASGGLLLALRWDSAAFAVGVVGACAVCAPVLTDGFTPLLVAFLLVLKIAASPVHLRRDWPSLAVTAGVPPLIATIATLDRTDDPRALAGIALLAAVVGVAAAVLTARVRPGDLTAPGLAIGSPMPALLATAVLDRHWAAGLAGVIAALMLVLWAVGRRGLPRPFTAGVGGVGVFALFLATAIALDGTTRAAVVLAEALVLTVLARRSRSRGPLLGAAVFGVIGLGMALADAVPPRLLLDGPWRPVTDGALVAGLLTAQVLVLLGIALPWAAVRLGVLRRHPLPWVVVGLVVLYAEAGVVLCGALLVSPGVSGFVFGHSVVTVSWAVAALVLLVRGIDVRSLRVAGLVLVAAAVAKLLLFDLAALDGIARVLAFIGAGLVLLTAGTRYAKLVATRRISAN
- a CDS encoding YncE family protein; the protein is MSPRRAALGTAALLVCALVATLAPAPVVVTAASTTAPRAYVIARSGRVQVLDTSDGTVLAQDDTRAFATGAAVAPDGRRVYVVNGWSGTITAVDPGAGVVDRIQTRARLAQAVLRPDGKRLYVTGGNAVAVIDPVRFRMVATVEVGSQPQGIAVTPDGRELYVANTQDGTVSVVDTKSATAITTIRVGGLPQQVAVSRDGRHAYVSSLELPDKQGTLSAIDTATRQVRWTAPVGKGAGSVAVTPDGGRVYVALDRGISVVDTTTRAAKQLKIRVKGLAVAPGDRRVFLAAGRKTVVLDSADDSVLATFHLSGLNDDDRAFEAAAIAFEQPPTA